Proteins encoded together in one Euwallacea similis isolate ESF13 chromosome 12, ESF131.1, whole genome shotgun sequence window:
- the LOC136412644 gene encoding rhomboid-related protein 2-like, translating into MLEEMNTSLINEEEDRESHYRWIFDQLDTDRDGLIHLKQLRAFDESQRHLLPKNRIDDVIHALDDNKDVTFNFDQFFKLVDYFNNRENQSLSSVLRYIGTLISRTSTNLNTSTNPADEPNRSIFLCIVMIGLSVCQIAFFLADRVPYTNWNIIENGSISMLFIFEHTKRYQIWRFFTYMLIHVGYMDLFVNLCVQLLLGTYLQKVHGWCKTSILYFAGVLSGSMLSSSTDIWTRLAGVSGGVYALLTAHLINIFMERRVHITREYVKTLIIGSLIGCELGISIYTRHFLSVDVRYSYMARIGGIATGATLGMLLFKKEKPSNTVLWICIISHLFLTMAAVYINV; encoded by the exons ATGCTTGAAGAAATGAATACATCCCTCATCAATGAAGAAGAAGATCGTGAAAGTCATTACAGATGGATATTTGATCAG CTCGACACAGATAGGGATGGTTTAATACATCTAAAGCAGTTAAGAGCTTTCGATGAATCTCAGAGACATTTACTTCCAAAAAATCGAATTGATGACGTGATTCACGCTCTAGATGATAATAAGGACGTAACCTTTAATTTTGATCAGTTTTTTAAGTTAGTGGATTATTTTAACAATCGAGAAAATCAATCATTGAGTAGTGTCTTGAG ATACATAGGGACCTTAATCTCTAGAACCTCAACGAACCTCAATACCTCAACAAACCCAGCTGATGAACCTAATAGGTCAATATTTCTGTGCATAGTAATGATAGGGTTAAGTGTTTGCCAGATTGCATTCTTTTTAGCAG atcGAGTGCCTTACACAAATTGGAATATCATTGAAAATGGATccatttcaatgttattcATATTCGAGCACACCAAGAGGTACCAAATCTGGAGGTTTTTCACTTACATGCTGATTCATGTTGG TTATATGGATCTTTTTGTAAATCTATGCGTGCAACTCTTACTTGGAACATATCTGCAAAAAGTGCATGGCTGGTGTAAAACTAGCATTTTGTACTTTGCAGGGGTGCTCTCAGGATCCATGTTAAGTTCCTCAACTGATATTTGGACCAGACTTGCTGGTGTCAGTGGGGGCGTTTATGCTCTTCTCACTGCCCAtttaatcaacatttttatg GAAAGGAGGGTACATATTACTAGAGAGTATGTCAAAACTTTGATTATTGGGTCCCTCATTGGTTGCGAACTTGGTATTTCCATTTACACGAGGCACTTTTTAAGTGTTGATGTAAGATATAGCTATATGGCCCGAATAGGAG GGATAGCAACGGGGGCCACCCTCGGAATGCTTCTcttcaaaaaggaaaaacccAGCAATACCGTTCTCTGGATATGTATAATCAGCCATTTGTTTTTAACCATGGCAGCTGTCTACATCAACGTGTGA
- the LOC136412367 gene encoding rhomboid-related protein 2-like, whose protein sequence is MSTIDEKKLNRYQKIFAECDTDQDNLISITELKAFLRTKSNLKDLPKDQIIYIFKTASKDGTKKLHFDEFVEFLEHPDLKFLLGRYVTKYVNFLVPKREPESPVIPLVVPNRQSFRMTYATERVYRRMSVPDQIRTSISLESIHANLLVSEEEEDVTYIEQFTCCPPPICMILISLLELVFFVTDEIVHKDSTLDGTGVTAIIFIYDPQKRYQAWRYLTYMFVHIGNLHIVVNLIVQLMLGIPLEMVHGWWRVNFLYFAGVIAGSLVTSVTDPWVRLAGASGGVYCLLTAHIATIIMNWKEMKYPLIQFSILSVIGVCDLGSALYDRYFLNINKQVGCIAHLGGAVAGLLVGIYILKNLKVKNFERYLWWMAVVAFVVFILICILLNILLPQRYPVRI, encoded by the exons aTGTCTACCATTGACGAGAAAAAGCTTAACCGGTACCAAAAAATCTTTGCCGAG TGCGATACGGACCAGGATAATTTAATAAGCATCACAGAGCTGAAAGCTTTCTTGAGAACTAAAAGTAATTTGAAAGACTTACCTAAAGACCagattatatacatatttaaaacagCCAGCAAAGATGGAACAAAGAAGCTCCATTTTGACGAGTTTGTCGAATTTCTGGAACACCCAGACTTGAAGTTTCTGTTGGGGCGCTATGTTACAAA ATACGTAAATTTCTTGGTTCCAAAACGGGAGCCTGAGTCTCCTGTAATACCTCTGGTAGTACCGAATCGCCAAAGCTTTCGCATGACGTATGCAACTGAAAGAGTATATCGCCGAATGTCCGTACCAGATCAGATTCGCACGAGTATCTCTTTGGAATCTATTCATGCTAATTTGCTAGTTTCAGAAGAAGAGGAAGATGTGACTTATATAGAACAGTTTACCTGCTGCCCACCTCCTATTTGCATGATTTTGATAAGTTTACTAGAACTAGTGTTCTTCGTAACAG ATGAAATAGTTCACAAGGATTCCACCCTCGATGGGACAGGGGTGACGGCAATCATATTCATATATGATCCTCAAAAGCGATACCAGGCTTGGAGGTATCTCACATATATGTTTGTCCATATTGG AAATCTTCATATAGTTGTCAATCTGATAGTCCAACTCATGCTAGGAATACCCCTGGAGATGGTTCATGGATGGTGGAGGGTGAATTTTCTATACTTCGCTGGAGTAATCGCTGGGTCCCTAGTTACCTCTGTTACTGATCCATGGGTAAGGTTGGCAGGAGCGAGCGGAGGAGTTTACTGCCTCCTCACTGCCCATATAGCTACCATCATCatg AACTGGAAGGAGATGAAGTATCCCCTCATCCAATTTTCCATTCTTAGCGTTATCGGAGTCTGCGATTTAGGCTCTGCCCTATATGACCGCTATTTcttgaatattaataaacagGTGGGATGTATAGCACATTTGGGAG GTGCAGTGGCTGGATTATTGGTAGGCATATACATTCTAAAGAATTTGAAAGTGAAAAACTTCGAAAGGTACCTGTGGTGGATGGCTGTGGTGGCGTTTGTGGTTTTTATATTGATCtgcattttattgaatattttgttgCCTCAACGGTATCCGGTTAGAATTTAG